The Luteolibacter flavescens genomic sequence CGGCGAGGTCTTTCGATGAATCGGATGAGCTCATTTGGGAAAAGTGATCGGGTGTTCAGGAACCGGCGGACCATCCTCCGCCGAGGGCCTTGTAGAGTTGGATATGGGCGGCGGCGCGGTCGGCTTTCACCGCGGCCACGGTTTCTTCAAGCGAGAGGTCGTTGCGCTGGGTATCCAGCACGGTGGTGATGTCGATGACGCCGGAGCGATACTTCTGGCTGGCCAGCGTGGAGGCTTCACGTGCGGCTGCCGCGGCTTTTTCCAGCGAGGCGAGGCGCTCCTCCGTGCGACGGCAGGCGATCAGCGCGTCCTCCACTTCGGACAGTGCGGTGAGCACGGTGGACTGGTAGGAATACAGCGCCTGTTCCTCGGCGGCACCCTGCACCACGATGTTCGCGCGGATGCGACCGGCGTCGAAGATCGGCCCGGAGAGCCCGGCGACCAGGCTGGCGGCGGTGGACTCCGGATTGAAGAGCTTGCTGCTGGTGAGCGAGTCGATGCCGAGCGAGCCGGACAGGCGCAGGCTGGGCAGGCGGTCCGCCTCCGCGGACTTCGTGCGGGCGACGGCGGCCACCCACTGGTAGCCTGCGCCGCGGACATCCGGCCGCTGGCGGATCGTGTCGGCGGGGATGCCGATCGCGAGACGGCGAGCAGGCGAGGGGACACGGCCGGAGCCGGTGGAAATGCCGCCGGGCGCTCGTCCGCAAAGCAGCGAGAGGCGGTTCTTCGTCTGCGCGATGTTTTGCTCCTGAGAGGAAATCTGTGAACGGGCGCTCTCCAGGCTCGACTCGGCCTGCTTCAGCTCGAGCTGGTCGATCTGACCGGCCTGCGCGCGCCACGAGGCGAGCTGCGTGGTTTCCTCGCGGGTGGTCAGGCTGCGCTTCACGATGGCGAGACGTTCCTCCGCCGAGCGCAGGTCGAGGTAGGCGAGTGCCACCTCCGATGCGAGAGAGGCCTGTGCGGAGTAGAGATTTTCCTTCGCCGCCTCGGCATCGGCTGACGAGGCGAGGATTGCCTGACGGTTGCTGCCAAAGAAATCCGCCTCCCAAGATGCACTAAGGCCGGCCGAGTAGGCGGTGCTGGAGCGATCCGTGCCGCCGTCCACCCAGGTCTTGCCCGAGCTGCGACCACCGTCAAAATCCAGCGTGGGGAAGAGCGAGGAGCGCTGGGCATCCCGCTGCGCCTGGGCCTGGCGGACCCGGGCGATGGCCGAGGCCACGTCGCGATTCCCGTCCAGCGCCTCACGGATCAGCCGGGTCATCTGCGGGTCGCCGAAGGATGACCACCAGGTCGAGAGGTCGCGCTGGGGAGAAGCCGTGGGAAAGCCAGCAGCATTCCTCCAAGAGACCGGCAGCACCACATCCGGGCCGGCGGCGGGAGTCACGCGGCATCCCGGCAGCGCGACGAGCAGGGTCGCAGTGCAGGCGGCGAGGCGAACGGGGAAGTTCATGCCCGCACCGTGGCAGACGCAACCTTTAGGGAACGTGAAGGGATGAAACCGGGCAGAAAAATCCTGTGAAAAACGAAAAGCCCCCGCCACCGGAGATGGCGAGGGCTGTGAATATCAGGCGTCTGTTCGGTGGAGATCAGTTGCCGCGGGCGTCCCGGCGCTCCTGTTGCTTCTGCTTCCAAGCTCCGCCGCCACCACCGCCGCCTGCGTTGCCCTGCTGCTTCTCAGCCTGGCGGGCCTGACGCTCTTGGGCGCGTGCCTGCTGGTTGGCCTGTTGCTGGGCGCGGGCCTCGGCCAGGCGTCCTTGCTGGTTGAGGCGCGTGGCACCACCGGCCTGCGGGTTGCCCTGTGGCCGGGTCTGCGGTTGGTAGGAGGTGGCGAGATTTCCGGCGGCGCCCTGGCGCTGGGCGCGCACCTTGTCAGCCCAGTCTTGCTGGCGGTCGCGGTAGTTCTGGTTGCGCTGGGCTTGGTTCTCCTTGAACTGCTGATTGCGCTGGGCCTGGTTTTCGCGGAATTGCTGGTTCCGTGCGGCTTGGTTGTCGCGAGCCATCTGGTAGTTCGCGGCGGCTTTCGCCCGCTGGTTGCGCCAGGCCTCCGTCGTCGCGTCGTTCCGCTCACGCACCTTCTGGGCCCACGCGTAATTCGCGGCCTTCAGGTTATCGATGCGGTTTTGGTAATTCGACAGCGAGCGATTCCGGAAATGGGACGGTGGCGGACAATTGCCGCGTCCGCTCCAGCCATGCGGGTGATGCGCGCCGTAGATCGGACGCGGGCAGTAGCCTACGGGGTAGTAACCGTGAAGGTAGGGGTCGTAATAGCGGCGCTGGTAGCGGTCGTAGTAGCAATAGACCGTGGGGTCATACAGCCATTGGTCGCTGCTGGTGTAGACAAAGGTGGTGCTGAGGCCGCCCCCGCCTCCGCCGCCGTAGTATCCGCCTCCACCACTGTAACCACCACCGGCGTAGGGGTCATAGTAGCAGGAGGAGAGGAAAAGGGTTGCTGCCGTGGCGGCAGCGGCTTTCAGCCAACGGGATGTCGTGCTCATGTTGCAGTGGAACGTCAGTAACGGCGAATTATTCACTGGATTCCTGCCAAGTCCAGCGGGCGCATTGACACGAAGCTCCGGAATCCGTTTCTTCGCCTCGTCAAGCTCCCAAAATCTCTAGAATGTCTGCCCCAGTCCTCGTCACCGGAGGAGCCGGATACATCGGCTCTCACACCGTCCGCTTGCTCGCATCGCAGGGCCGCAAGGTCGTGGTCCTCGACAATATGGTCTATGGTCACCCCGAGGCGATCGTTGACGAGAGCGTGGAGCTGGTCGTGGGCGATGTGGGGGACCGCGCGCTGCTGACGGAGCTTTTCGCGAAGCATGGCTTCGGTGCCGTGGTCCACTTCGCCGCCTACGCTTACGTCGGCGAGTCGGTCACGGATCCGCTGAAATACTACCGGAACAACACCGCCGAGCCGCTCACGCTGCTGGAGGTGATGCAGGCCCACGGTTGCAAGAGCTTCGTATTCTCCTCCACCTGCGCCACCTATGGTGTGCCGGAGACCATCCCGATCTCCGAATCCAATCCGCAGAACCCCATCAACCCCTACGGCCGCAGCAAGCTGATGCTGGAGTGGGTGCTGGCCGACTGTGATCGTGGCTGGGGCCTGAAAAGCGTCTGCCTCCGCTACTTCAATGCCAGCGGCTGCGCCGAGGACGGCGTGATCGGTGAGGACCACAATCCCGAAACCCACCTCATCCCGCGCGTCCTGATGGCCGTGACCGGGGAAATCCCGCACGTCGATGTCTTCGGCACAGACTACCCGACGCCCGATGGCACCGGCGTCCGCGACTACATCCACGTGGCCGACCTCGCCTCAGCCCACTCGAAGGCGATCGACCACCTCGCTGCCGGGGGAGACTCCGTCCGCTGCAATCTCGGCACGGGCGTCGGGGTCTCCGTGAAGGAGATCATCTCCGCCGTGGAAGAGATCACCGGCAAGACGGTCCCGGTCCAGTATGGTCCGCGCCGTGCTGGCGATCCGCCGCAATTGCTGGCCGATCCTTCCCTCGCCAAGGAAGTCCTCGGCTGGGAAGCGAAGCACCATGACGTCCGCGACATGGTCCGCTCGGCCTGGGCCTGGATGGATGGACCGCGGAAAGGTCGCTACGCATCTTGAATGACCGTTTTCTACGTAATCGCGATGTAAACACATTCCGACTTGCAATCCGGGTCGTCCCGGAGCACAGATTCAAAAAAACCACACCTGTCATGCACCAAAAAACCGCTCGTCCAGCCCGGGGCTTCAGCCTCATTGAGCTGCTCGTCGTCATCCTCATCATTTCCGTTCTCCTGACCATGGGGGCCGTCGGCCTGAAAAGCATGGGCGGGAAGGGGACCACCACCGGCATCGCGACCGCGGAAGCAGTCTTCGATGAAGCCCGCGCCATCGCCGTGGGCAAGGGCACGCGATCCAGGGTCCTCGTGGATGTCAACAACCCGCGTGACGCTGACAATTACAAGCGCCGCATGGTCGTGGTGTATGAGGAACTCAACCCCCAAGGCGAACCTCAGAAGGACAAGTGGGTGGTTTCGAGCCGGGCTATCATGCTGCCCGAGGGTGTCTATTTCAGCGAGACCTACAGCAAGAAGAACCACAAATCCGGCGACGGCAATCTCGACACCGAAAACATCGACACCGACAAGCAGGCATTCAATGGCAACTACATCGCCTACGAATTCAACTCCGAAGGCATCTGCCAGACCGCCGGAGCCAGCTTCATCCTCGGCACCGGCACCCGCCCGCTTGGCGAGCAGCCTCACGTGACCGGCTCGGCCAAGCGCGACTTCTCCGGTTTCGTCGTGTGGCGAAATGGTCGCACTTCTCTTTTCCGTGGTCCGGAAGAAATGAATATCCCCACCACAGTCACCACTTTCTGAATTCATGGTCATGAAATTCCACAAATCCCGGATTGCTCGCGGCTTCACCCTGATGGAGACCGTGATCGCGATCGGCGTGTTGGCGCTACTGCTCACCGCCTTCCTCGCCGTCTTCGGCCCCGCCACCAGCAACCTGCGCCGCGCGATCAGCGTGCAGGAAGCGGACCGGCTGGCCTCCGCCCTCGAGCGTGAGCTCGTGACGGTCCGTCCTGGCTCCGGCTCGACTTCCTACTCCACCGGCTTCGACAAGGCTTACGAGTGGATCAAGGCCGCCCCGGACAAGGGCAAGGAGATCCTCCTATACCAATACCGCGGTGATCCGACCCAGCTCCGCTCGGACGGCACCATGGAGCCCTTCACCCGCAATGGTGGCGTCGCAGGCAAGGACTTCATCGTCCAGCCTGCCGTCCGCCAGCGCAACGATGGCGAACTGCTGGAAGACCTGAAGGCCCTGGATGGCCGCATCTTCAGCGTGAAGCTCACCCAGCTCGTCTTCAGCGGCGGCCAACTGACCCGTGGCACCGCCGGCGAGATCAATGATCCCACCCCGGATGACGGCGACTCCGCCGGCACCGGTTCCGGATCGAGCTCCTACCCGGAGGCTGTCATCGCCTTCGCTGCCGAGTTCTTCATCGTTCCAAACAGCTCCGTCGAGTTTGTCGGCCCGAATGGTAAGTTTGATGCTTCCACCATGACCAAGCCGGTCTTCACCCGCAATCTTGCCGTCCGCCGCTGAGCGGATCACTCACCATGAAAAACCCGCTTTCCTCCGCGCGCCGCCGCGGTTTCACCCTGATCGAGCTGCTGGTGGCCATGGCCATCACCACCGTCATCGTCGCGGTGCTGGTGTCCATCACCGGTGTCGCCGTGGATACCTGGCAGCGCGGTCGCTCCGAGATCCGCGCGTCCCGTCAGGCGAAGTCGATGCTCGACACCATGGCCAAGGACTTCGAGTCGCTGGTCTCCCGTCGTGGCAACAATTTCGAGTGGCTCTACACGCAGGTCGAGTCCCAGCTCCCGGGTCCGAGCGCCAATCAGAGCACGAATGCCGCGGAACTGATCTTCTTCACCGCAGCCACCGACCGCTACGAGGGCAACATCGGCGGCACCAAGGACCTCGGCGGCGACGTTTCCGCCGTGGGCTACCAGCTCAAGTGGCAGGATCCGGTGCAAGGTGACGAGGATGACAAGTCCGCCACCTTCGTCCTCTACCGCTTGCTGGTGAATCCGGATCAGACCTTCCAAGATCTGCTCGGAAAGGAAGACCTCGAGCAGGCATTCTCCAGCAAGTATTCCTCCAAGGTTGCGGACGTGGAGAACTTCGTTTGCGAGAACGTCTATCAGTTCACCCTGACCTATCAGGTCGAGGTGACCAAGCCTGCGAGCGGTGGCGGTGCCCCTCAGACCTTCCCGGTCCGCGTGACCCTCGGTGACTCCGGCGCGGGCAATGAGATCCGCCTCCGTGGCAATGGCATCGATGCCCAGAAGATTTCGACTGGCAGCCTTTCCCCGCAGGTCACGAGCGAGGAGCTGAAGGCCGGCCGCCTGACCGGCGTGGAGATCGGCATCACCGTCCTCTCCGACTCGGCCGTCATCCGCCTGAACAACGCCGCCCTCGACCAGAAGGTCCGCGAGAAGATCCTCGCCCAGGAGTCCTTCCAATACTCCCGCACCGTCGAGCTGCCGGGCATGTAAACAGGGTCAGGAAACTCCAGTTCATTTCCCAAGAGGGGAGTCCGCAGGGCCTCCCCTTTTTCGTGCTCCGGCTCAAGACGATGTCAGTTTGAGTTCACTGGGCTGGCCAGCAATAGGGCTACGGATCCGCTGCATCTCAAGTGAGCTGGTCCTGCTCTTGAATTGACAATCCAGGGGGCTTCTGTTTGAGGATTTCCCGGAAGCTCAGCTCTGTCAGAATCGTTGGATACCCGGATTCAAACTGGCTGATTGATGCTGTTCTGCGAAGGAAAAGTGAATCGCTCCCAAGCCAAGAATCTACTGCTCACCATGGGTCTCCTCTCATCACTTCTCGGCAGCTTCGGGTGCAGCAAAGATGCCGGCGAAGCGGTCGCTCCGGATTCCCAAGTTTCTGTCACGGCACAGTTCAATCACAAGATCGGGCCGATGGATCGAGGTGAGCGTTACGAAGAACCTCTCGACGAAGTCCTCAGGGCAAGGGGTTACGGTAGCACCGACGGTGGCGGAACGATGCAGAGCAAGGAAGGTGAGATCGAGTTTATCGATGTGCACATGGTCTTATCCTCGCCCGAGGAGAGCATTCCTTTCGTTGCCGAATTCCTTGAAGGGCGTGGCGCGCCAAAAGGATCAAAGATCAGGGTGTTCGATGGGGATAAGATGATAAGAGAGATTCCCTTCGGGGTCCGCGAAGGATTTGCGATCTACCTCGACGGAGTGAATCTTCCCGACGACGTCTACGAGGAGTCGGACATCAATGTAGTCATCGCCGAGATCGATGCGCGACTCAAAGGACATGGAGAGATTGAGTCCCACTGGCAGGGGCCAACCGAAACTGCGCTCTATATCTATGGCGACTCAATCAATGTGATGAAGCCGCTCATCAAGGATTTCATGGATCAGTATCCCCTTTGCAAAGGGGCTCGCGTGGCCGATATGGCCCCCAAGTGAAGTGAGATGGATCTCCTGAATCTTAGCTGGGCGATCCGATGTTATTTTGCTACTGAGGTGTTCCGGAGGCTAGAAAGGCATTCCCGATCTTTTCTGACCTAACAGTGGTTTCCGGGCCGTGGCCGGGGAGGAGGATTGTGTTATCCGGGAGGGATAGCACATGAGCATGGAGCGATTTGAGTGCCGCTTGATAGGGGACACCGGGGGCACAGCCGCCCATGGAGCCAGCGAAGAGTGCGTCTCCGGTCACACAGACGGGATGCGCCAAGCCTTCGATGACATATCCGACCGCATCCTGACAGTGTCCGGGAAGGTCGATGACCGTGACAGTGAGATCGCCGAAAGTCAGGACATCGCCGGGCTTGGCGTTGTTTGGGGGGATCGTGACGGACAGCGTGCGGCCTTCGAGTGTTTGGAGGCCGTCGATATGGTCGCCGTGCTGATGGGTGATCAGGACGTGAACCTTCTGGATACCGCGGTCATCGAGCGCCTGTCGGACGTGTGGGGCGCGGGTGCCAGTGTCGAAAAGCAGATATTCATCAGGACCCGCCTGAACCAACCAAGCATTCACCGTCTCATCATCAAACGGAAGTTCCAAGCGGATGATCTCCGGCAAGTCGGAGGCTGGGGGAACGTATTCCGGCAGCCCGGCTAGGGAGGGGCCATCCAGTCCGAGCGATGGCGCGAGCAGCAGCAGCGTCTCGCGGAAAGCAGGCCCGCGACTCGCGGAAATCACCTCGCGTTCGGACAGGTCTGAGCGCGCGGCGGCCTCCGATGGGGCGAGGTCGAGCCCGCGCAGGGCTTTCCGGATCACATCGGAGGTGGTGTCGTAGAGCATCGTTTCAAGCGAGTTCGCAGGCGAGTTTGATCGCGTGGATCATCGAGTCGGGCCGGGCGATCCCTTTGCCCGCGATTCCGAAGGCGGTTCCATGGTCTGGGCTGGTCCGGGGCTTCGGCAGACCGAGGGTGACATTCACCCCCGTGTCGAAATCCAGCAGCTTGAGAGGGATCAGCCCTTGGTCATGATACATGGCCAGCACCGCATCGAACTCGCCCTCGGCGGCCTGACGGAAAATGGCATCGGGGACATGAGGTCCGCTGAATACGCCTGGAAACGTTTGATTCAATCGATCAATCGCCGGACTGATGATCCTGTCCTCCTCATCACCGAAACGACCGTTTTCTCCAGCATGTGGATTCAATCCAGCAACAGCGATCCGGGGAGTACGACGCGCCCGACGGCGAGCAAAGTCTTCCAAAAGTCCGCCGACTGAAACAATTGATTCAACGGACAGGGAGCTTGAAACGGATGCGAGGGGAATATGAATGGTGGCTAATCCCACGCTCAGCCGCTGGCCGCTCAAGCACATCGCATATTCATTAATATCAAAGCGATGTGCGAAAAATTCCGTCTGCCCCGGAAATGGAAAGCCACCTGCCTGAAGGGTAGCCTTTGAAACAGGAGCTGTTACGACAGCCAATGCATCAGAATCTGACTTTAGAATTCGAACGGACGCTTCAAGCGCATCCAGCGCTCGTCTTGCTGATTCCTCATCCGGCTTCCCGGGATTGATCCCGCTGGCGTCCCCCAGCACCTCGAAATCAAAGCCCTTGGGCAGTTGGCCGGACGCCAATGCCTTCTCGACGACCTCAGGGCCGATGCCGGCGGGGTCGCCCAGGGTGATCAGGATGCGAGGCATGGAGCCCAGCGGGGCAGAGGCTCAGAGCTTCTTTTCGATCATCGCCGTCTTCCGCTTGTTCGCGATCCACTTCTCGTAGGTGACGGAGTTCTTCTTCGTCCGGACACGGTCCTCGATCAGGTCGCGCACCTCGCTCAGCGGTGGATGGGGGCCAGGAGTGATCTTGGTGATCTTCACGATGGTAAAGCCCGCAGGGTCCACCAGCGGACCGACCACGTCACCGGTCTTGCCGTTGAAGATGATCGAGGCGAACTCAGGCTGAAGGTCGGTCCGCGGGACGTTTTCCTGGAATCCACCCTCGGCAGCATAGGCGTCACGGGAATGCTTCTTCGCCAGTTCAGCGATGTCCGCGCCGCCCTTGATATCGGCGGTCAGCTTTTCGGCGAGCTCAAGCTGGCTCTCAGGGGTCGCGAGAGCATTGTCGATGTCCGCCATCGGGATGAAGATCTTGTTGAAGGTGATGAGGTCCTTCGAGGTGTCGCGCATCTTGTCCTTCACCTCGTTGTATTCCTTCTGGATCTCGCCGGGCAGCGGAGGAGGGGCGTCGGAGAAGTGCTCGGCGCGCATCGCCTGCACGATGAGCTGCTCGCGGGTCATGCGGCGGTAGCCGTCACGGGTCATGCGGGCGCGCTTCAGTTCCTCGTCGAATTTCGCCTCGCTGCCGTTGAAGGTGGACTGGATGTTCCGCTTGATCTCCTTGTCCACGACGTGATCGGGGAGTTTCGCGCCTTTCGCTTCCAACTGCTTGAA encodes the following:
- a CDS encoding prepilin-type N-terminal cleavage/methylation domain-containing protein — encoded protein: MKFHKSRIARGFTLMETVIAIGVLALLLTAFLAVFGPATSNLRRAISVQEADRLASALERELVTVRPGSGSTSYSTGFDKAYEWIKAAPDKGKEILLYQYRGDPTQLRSDGTMEPFTRNGGVAGKDFIVQPAVRQRNDGELLEDLKALDGRIFSVKLTQLVFSGGQLTRGTAGEINDPTPDDGDSAGTGSGSSSYPEAVIAFAAEFFIVPNSSVEFVGPNGKFDASTMTKPVFTRNLAVRR
- the galE gene encoding UDP-glucose 4-epimerase GalE, whose translation is MSAPVLVTGGAGYIGSHTVRLLASQGRKVVVLDNMVYGHPEAIVDESVELVVGDVGDRALLTELFAKHGFGAVVHFAAYAYVGESVTDPLKYYRNNTAEPLTLLEVMQAHGCKSFVFSSTCATYGVPETIPISESNPQNPINPYGRSKLMLEWVLADCDRGWGLKSVCLRYFNASGCAEDGVIGEDHNPETHLIPRVLMAVTGEIPHVDVFGTDYPTPDGTGVRDYIHVADLASAHSKAIDHLAAGGDSVRCNLGTGVGVSVKEIISAVEEITGKTVPVQYGPRRAGDPPQLLADPSLAKEVLGWEAKHHDVRDMVRSAWAWMDGPRKGRYAS
- a CDS encoding MBL fold metallo-hydrolase, which translates into the protein MLYDTTSDVIRKALRGLDLAPSEAAARSDLSEREVISASRGPAFRETLLLLAPSLGLDGPSLAGLPEYVPPASDLPEIIRLELPFDDETVNAWLVQAGPDEYLLFDTGTRAPHVRQALDDRGIQKVHVLITHQHGDHIDGLQTLEGRTLSVTIPPNNAKPGDVLTFGDLTVTVIDLPGHCQDAVGYVIEGLAHPVCVTGDALFAGSMGGCAPGVPYQAALKSLHAHVLSLPDNTILLPGHGPETTVRSEKIGNAFLASGTPQ
- a CDS encoding pilus assembly FimT family protein encodes the protein MHQKTARPARGFSLIELLVVILIISVLLTMGAVGLKSMGGKGTTTGIATAEAVFDEARAIAVGKGTRSRVLVDVNNPRDADNYKRRMVVVYEELNPQGEPQKDKWVVSSRAIMLPEGVYFSETYSKKNHKSGDGNLDTENIDTDKQAFNGNYIAYEFNSEGICQTAGASFILGTGTRPLGEQPHVTGSAKRDFSGFVVWRNGRTSLFRGPEEMNIPTTVTTF
- a CDS encoding peptidyl-prolyl cis-trans isomerase, producing the protein MNSRIAWLALFSAAGLCPAQQPAAPLALPSGPFEVNGIAARVNSTVITKSELNFRLAPIYAQLAAQFPRRGAEFDRQVGEAREKLLQEMIDREIILFEFKQLEAKGAKLPDHVVDKEIKRNIQSTFNGSEAKFDEELKRARMTRDGYRRMTREQLIVQAMRAEHFSDAPPPLPGEIQKEYNEVKDKMRDTSKDLITFNKIFIPMADIDNALATPESQLELAEKLTADIKGGADIAELAKKHSRDAYAAEGGFQENVPRTDLQPEFASIIFNGKTGDVVGPLVDPAGFTIVKITKITPGPHPPLSEVRDLIEDRVRTKKNSVTYEKWIANKRKTAMIEKKL
- a CDS encoding efflux transporter outer membrane subunit, which produces MNFPVRLAACTATLLVALPGCRVTPAAGPDVVLPVSWRNAAGFPTASPQRDLSTWWSSFGDPQMTRLIREALDGNRDVASAIARVRQAQAQRDAQRSSLFPTLDFDGGRSSGKTWVDGGTDRSSTAYSAGLSASWEADFFGSNRQAILASSADAEAAKENLYSAQASLASEVALAYLDLRSAEERLAIVKRSLTTREETTQLASWRAQAGQIDQLELKQAESSLESARSQISSQEQNIAQTKNRLSLLCGRAPGGISTGSGRVPSPARRLAIGIPADTIRQRPDVRGAGYQWVAAVARTKSAEADRLPSLRLSGSLGIDSLTSSKLFNPESTAASLVAGLSGPIFDAGRIRANIVVQGAAEEQALYSYQSTVLTALSEVEDALIACRRTEERLASLEKAAAAAREASTLASQKYRSGVIDITTVLDTQRNDLSLEETVAAVKADRAAAHIQLYKALGGGWSAGS
- a CDS encoding PulJ/GspJ family protein; protein product: MKNPLSSARRRGFTLIELLVAMAITTVIVAVLVSITGVAVDTWQRGRSEIRASRQAKSMLDTMAKDFESLVSRRGNNFEWLYTQVESQLPGPSANQSTNAAELIFFTAATDRYEGNIGGTKDLGGDVSAVGYQLKWQDPVQGDEDDKSATFVLYRLLVNPDQTFQDLLGKEDLEQAFSSKYSSKVADVENFVCENVYQFTLTYQVEVTKPASGGGAPQTFPVRVTLGDSGAGNEIRLRGNGIDAQKISTGSLSPQVTSEELKAGRLTGVEIGITVLSDSAVIRLNNAALDQKVREKILAQESFQYSRTVELPGM
- the pdxA gene encoding 4-hydroxythreonine-4-phosphate dehydrogenase PdxA; amino-acid sequence: MPRILITLGDPAGIGPEVVEKALASGQLPKGFDFEVLGDASGINPGKPDEESARRALDALEASVRILKSDSDALAVVTAPVSKATLQAGGFPFPGQTEFFAHRFDINEYAMCLSGQRLSVGLATIHIPLASVSSSLSVESIVSVGGLLEDFARRRARRTPRIAVAGLNPHAGENGRFGDEEDRIISPAIDRLNQTFPGVFSGPHVPDAIFRQAAEGEFDAVLAMYHDQGLIPLKLLDFDTGVNVTLGLPKPRTSPDHGTAFGIAGKGIARPDSMIHAIKLACELA